A portion of the Sulfurospirillum diekertiae genome contains these proteins:
- a CDS encoding F0F1 ATP synthase subunit delta, producing the protein MSGAIAKKYVNALMSGCTDGELTEVYGLLVQLVEAFKLEKFNNIILSPDVTSKAKEELVLSLVDTKNIKFQNFIKLINSNDRLKLIPHMAKELKYQLSLKNNTFEGSVSTSFKISQAQVAMLEENFSKKFNAKINLNANANAYPGIKVELDDLGVEVSFSLERLKAQMTEHILKAI; encoded by the coding sequence ATGAGTGGAGCGATAGCAAAAAAATATGTTAATGCTCTTATGAGTGGATGTACGGATGGCGAACTTACAGAAGTTTATGGGTTATTGGTTCAATTGGTTGAGGCATTTAAACTAGAGAAATTTAATAATATTATTCTCTCTCCAGATGTCACATCAAAAGCGAAAGAAGAGTTGGTTCTCTCTTTGGTTGATACTAAAAATATAAAATTCCAAAATTTTATTAAATTGATTAATAGTAACGATCGATTAAAATTGATCCCACATATGGCTAAAGAGCTTAAATATCAGCTCTCTCTAAAAAACAATACTTTTGAAGGTAGTGTATCAACTAGCTTTAAAATAAGCCAAGCGCAAGTTGCTATGCTAGAAGAAAATTTCAGTAAAAAATTTAACGCTAAGATCAATTTAAATGCTAATGCAAATGCGTATCCAGGGATTAAAGTAGAGTTAGATGATTTAGGTGTTGAAGTAAGCTTTTCTCTTGAGCGACTCAAAGCTCAAATGACAGAGCATATTTTAAAAGCAATTTAA
- a CDS encoding ParA family protein translates to MSEIIAIANQKGGVGKTTTAINLAASLAVAEKRVLLIDIDPQANATTGLGFHRSDYEYNIYHVLIGRKRLSQVILETSLSTLHVAPSNIGLVGVEKEFYDNNTKGRELILKTKIEEIKDQYDYIIIDSPPALGSITINALSAANSVIIPIQCEFFALEGLAQLLNTVKLIKKTINPTLEIKGFLPTMYSTQNNLSKQVFADLKEHFKSKLFVDKESASYVVIPRNIKLAESPSFGKPIILYDVESPGSKAYQNLANSILVS, encoded by the coding sequence ATGAGTGAGATTATAGCGATAGCAAATCAAAAGGGTGGTGTTGGTAAAACAACGACCGCTATCAATTTGGCTGCCTCCTTAGCAGTTGCTGAAAAGCGCGTGTTATTGATCGATATTGACCCTCAAGCCAATGCTACAACAGGTCTTGGTTTTCACAGAAGTGACTATGAGTATAATATCTATCACGTTCTTATCGGCAGAAAGCGTCTCTCGCAAGTCATCCTTGAGACATCACTTTCCACCCTCCATGTAGCGCCATCGAATATTGGACTTGTTGGTGTTGAAAAAGAGTTTTATGACAATAATACGAAAGGGCGCGAGCTCATTTTGAAAACAAAAATTGAAGAGATTAAAGATCAATACGATTACATTATTATTGATTCACCACCAGCACTTGGAAGTATTACCATTAATGCTTTAAGTGCAGCAAACTCTGTCATTATCCCCATTCAGTGCGAATTTTTTGCATTGGAAGGTTTGGCACAGTTACTGAATACCGTGAAATTGATTAAAAAAACAATTAATCCGACACTTGAAATTAAAGGCTTTTTACCGACCATGTACAGCACACAAAACAATCTTTCTAAACAAGTTTTTGCGGATCTTAAAGAACATTTTAAAAGTAAGTTATTTGTTGACAAAGAGAGTGCTTCCTATGTAGTGATTCCACGTAATATTAAGCTTGCTGAATCTCCAAGTTTTGGAAAACCCATTATTTTATATGATGTAGAATCTCCAGGTTCTAAAGCGTACCAAAATCTTGCTAATTCGATTTTAGTGAGTTAA
- the atpD gene encoding F0F1 ATP synthase subunit beta, with amino-acid sequence MNGLISQIMGPVVDVDFNGYLPKINEAIEVNYEVEGKKQRLILEVAAHLGDNRVRTIAMDMSEGLTRGIVVKALGNPIQVPVGEEVLGRIFNVVGDVIDQGADVSRKTLWSIHREPPKFEEQSTKSEIFETGIKVVDLLAPYAKGGKVGLFGGAGVGKTVIIMELIHNVAFKHSGYSVFAGVGERTREGNDLYHEMKDSNVLDKVALCYGQMSEPPGARNRIALTGLTMAEYFRDEMGLDVLMFIDNIFRFSQSGAEMSALLGRIPSAVGYQPTLASEMGRFQERITSTKKGSITSVQAVYVPADDLTDPAPATVFAHLDATTVLNRSIAEKGIYPAVDPLDSSSRMLNPDILGIEHYTVSRGVQAVLQKYKDLQDIIAILGMDELSEEDKVTVDRARKIERFLSQPFFVAEVFTGSPGKYVTLEESIAGFKGILDGKYDDLPEAAFYMVGSIEEVIEKAAKLKS; translated from the coding sequence ATGAATGGATTAATTAGCCAGATCATGGGTCCAGTTGTTGACGTCGATTTTAATGGCTACCTTCCTAAAATCAATGAAGCGATTGAAGTGAATTATGAAGTAGAAGGCAAGAAACAACGTTTGATTCTTGAAGTAGCAGCACATTTAGGCGACAACCGTGTAAGAACAATTGCAATGGATATGAGTGAAGGTTTAACAAGAGGAATTGTTGTTAAAGCGTTAGGAAATCCTATCCAAGTCCCTGTAGGTGAAGAAGTTTTAGGAAGAATTTTCAATGTTGTTGGAGATGTAATTGATCAAGGTGCTGATGTTTCAAGAAAAACACTATGGTCTATTCACAGAGAACCACCAAAATTTGAAGAACAAAGTACAAAATCAGAGATTTTTGAAACCGGTATTAAAGTAGTTGATCTTCTTGCCCCTTATGCAAAAGGTGGTAAAGTTGGACTCTTCGGTGGTGCTGGTGTTGGCAAAACCGTTATTATTATGGAATTGATTCATAACGTTGCGTTTAAACACAGTGGATACTCAGTATTTGCTGGTGTTGGTGAGCGAACACGTGAAGGAAATGACCTTTACCATGAGATGAAAGACTCCAACGTTTTGGATAAAGTTGCATTATGCTATGGTCAAATGAGCGAGCCTCCAGGAGCACGTAACCGTATTGCCCTTACAGGCCTTACAATGGCAGAATATTTCCGTGATGAGATGGGTCTCGATGTTTTGATGTTTATTGATAATATCTTTAGATTTTCTCAATCAGGTGCTGAGATGTCAGCGCTTCTTGGTCGTATTCCTTCAGCTGTTGGTTATCAACCTACTCTTGCAAGTGAAATGGGTAGATTCCAAGAGAGAATTACATCGACTAAAAAAGGTTCGATTACTTCTGTTCAAGCAGTTTATGTACCAGCAGACGACTTGACTGATCCTGCTCCTGCAACAGTGTTTGCTCACTTAGATGCAACAACAGTACTTAATAGATCAATTGCAGAAAAGGGTATTTACCCAGCAGTTGATCCACTTGACTCAAGTTCTCGTATGCTTAATCCAGATATTTTAGGTATTGAGCATTACACTGTTTCTCGCGGTGTTCAAGCAGTTCTTCAAAAATATAAAGATTTGCAAGATATTATTGCAATTCTTGGTATGGATGAGCTTAGTGAAGAAGATAAAGTTACAGTAGATCGTGCTAGAAAAATTGAAAGATTCTTATCACAACCATTCTTTGTTGCGGAAGTATTTACAGGAAGCCCTGGAAAGTATGTAACGCTAGAAGAATCAATTGCCGGATTTAAAGGTATTTTAGATGGTAAATATGATGATTTACCAGAAGCTGCTTTTTATATGGTTGGAAGTATCGAAGAAGTGATTGAGAAAGCTGCAAAACTAAAAAGCTAA
- the atpG gene encoding ATP synthase F1 subunit gamma produces MANLKEIKRKIKSVQNTQKTTRAMKLVSTAKLKRAEMAAKQSRVYAVKINEVLSEIAYKINQYKNGAAESRFFDKNETPSTIDVIFVTADKGLCGGFNIQTIKAVRNLLTENVEKKVTVRLRAVGRKGMAFFNFQGTELLTSYAGVSSSPSYEKAQEIIQSAINDFVEGKTDKVILVHNGYKNMISQELKIVDVVPVQSPLETLETSSLMELEPDESGEEILDSLLQKYFEFNMYYALVDSLAAEHSARMQAMENATNNAKERVGILTLAYNKARQESITTELIEIISGVESMK; encoded by the coding sequence ATGGCAAACCTTAAAGAGATAAAGAGAAAAATCAAGAGTGTTCAAAATACTCAAAAAACGACACGGGCTATGAAACTTGTTTCCACTGCAAAGTTGAAACGAGCTGAAATGGCTGCAAAGCAATCACGTGTGTATGCCGTTAAGATTAACGAAGTACTTTCCGAAATTGCGTATAAAATCAATCAGTACAAAAATGGTGCTGCTGAGAGTCGTTTCTTTGATAAAAATGAAACTCCAAGTACGATAGATGTTATTTTTGTTACAGCAGATAAGGGATTGTGTGGTGGCTTTAATATTCAAACAATAAAAGCTGTTCGTAATCTTTTAACTGAAAATGTAGAAAAAAAAGTGACAGTCAGACTTCGTGCTGTTGGAAGAAAAGGTATGGCGTTTTTCAATTTTCAAGGAACTGAACTTTTGACCTCTTATGCAGGTGTTAGTTCATCTCCAAGTTATGAAAAAGCACAAGAAATTATTCAAAGTGCCATTAATGATTTTGTCGAAGGTAAAACAGATAAAGTTATCTTAGTCCATAATGGTTACAAAAATATGATTTCACAAGAGTTAAAAATCGTGGATGTTGTACCTGTGCAATCTCCTCTTGAGACACTTGAAACAAGTTCGTTAATGGAATTAGAGCCTGATGAGAGTGGTGAAGAAATTTTGGACTCATTGTTACAAAAATATTTTGAATTCAATATGTATTATGCATTGGTTGATTCATTAGCGGCTGAACACAGCGCACGTATGCAAGCAATGGAAAATGCAACGAATAATGCCAAAGAGCGCGTTGGTATCTTAACCTTGGCATACAATAAAGCTCGACAAGAGTCTATTACTACTGAACTCATTGAGATTATCAGTGGTGTAGAATCTATGAAATAA
- the atpC gene encoding ATP synthase F1 subunit epsilon produces MNTLKLEIVTPTGQIFANDVKSVTLPGKEGEFGVLPNHASLVTLLQAGVIDIELKDGNHDVVAINWGHVKVDENSVTVLADGAVSIGGTTESEVAKSLEAAKQLLESISDSDVAIAMATAKIDSIAKTRKF; encoded by the coding sequence ATGAATACATTAAAATTGGAAATTGTGACTCCAACAGGTCAAATTTTTGCTAACGATGTAAAGAGTGTTACGCTTCCAGGCAAAGAGGGTGAGTTTGGTGTTTTACCAAATCACGCCTCTTTAGTAACGCTATTACAAGCAGGCGTAATTGATATTGAGCTTAAAGATGGCAATCATGATGTTGTCGCAATTAATTGGGGTCATGTCAAAGTCGATGAAAATTCTGTAACTGTTTTAGCTGATGGTGCTGTCTCAATTGGTGGAACTACTGAAAGTGAAGTAGCAAAATCTCTAGAAGCTGCTAAGCAACTTCTAGAGAGCATTAGTGACTCTGATGTTGCAATCGCTATGGCTACAGCAAAAATCGACTCAATTGCAAAAACAAGGAAGTTTTAA
- a CDS encoding TonB C-terminal domain-containing protein, producing the protein MSSVNRYASFGWTLSILLYICLLVGLAYVLSSQKDTIKNYTSNKDPMNVALVERKKNDSEKPKEERKKEEVQKPVEKPAEKPVSEEKKVASSPKEAVKSQSLRGLFEDINTSKLPPDAKEQKKDQTTPTRIKPNKEETKEKSENAASKIANSLNFSEQKHSIDTKKGGEYDPFIGKVQEILEENWQKTIDTENGNVAKVVIKVSDRGTFSYKIVSLSYNNEFNTKLKEFLKAMESVEFPKYEKGPLFEMQVEFKDIKE; encoded by the coding sequence GTGTCGAGTGTGAATAGATATGCCTCTTTTGGATGGACTTTGTCCATCCTTCTCTATATATGTCTTTTAGTTGGTCTTGCTTATGTTTTAAGCTCTCAAAAAGATACTATCAAAAATTATACTTCTAATAAAGATCCTATGAATGTTGCTTTGGTTGAGCGCAAAAAGAATGACTCAGAAAAGCCAAAAGAGGAACGAAAAAAGGAAGAGGTTCAAAAGCCAGTTGAAAAACCAGCAGAAAAACCTGTTTCTGAAGAGAAAAAAGTTGCTTCTTCTCCAAAAGAAGCTGTCAAGAGTCAATCACTTAGAGGCCTCTTTGAGGATATTAATACTTCCAAATTACCTCCTGATGCAAAAGAACAGAAAAAAGACCAAACTACACCAACACGTATCAAACCGAATAAAGAAGAAACAAAAGAAAAAAGTGAGAATGCTGCATCTAAAATTGCTAATTCATTGAATTTTTCTGAGCAAAAACATTCAATTGATACTAAAAAAGGTGGAGAGTATGACCCCTTCATTGGTAAAGTACAAGAGATCTTAGAAGAAAATTGGCAAAAGACGATTGATACAGAAAATGGGAATGTCGCTAAAGTTGTAATCAAAGTAAGTGATCGAGGAACCTTTAGTTATAAAATAGTTTCTTTGTCTTATAATAATGAATTTAACACGAAACTCAAAGAATTCTTAAAAGCTATGGAAAGCGTAGAATTTCCAAAGTACGAAAAAGGACCTCTTTTTGAGATGCAGGTTGAATTTAAAGATATAAAGGAGTAA
- a CDS encoding ParB/RepB/Spo0J family partition protein, with translation MQKKVLGRGLSAIIDDVEEAYKQDIEQAKDLVREIDVERISPNPYQPRTHFNEVALKELSESIKRHGLLQPIIVVAKDDNYMLLAGERRLRASKLAGFTKIKAIVADIESKNLRELALIENIQREDLNPVELAVAYKELIEEYKITQDGLSEIIHKSRTQITNTIRLLSLSEQTKKYLAEGVLSQGHAKVLVGLEPKDEETIVNTILGQKLSVRETEALVKKLKSTDETISKKEKIISAIPEELQTLKSRLKELGFEATPKANTITIHFKNGEAIYTFLEQLK, from the coding sequence GTGCAAAAAAAAGTCTTAGGACGAGGGTTAAGTGCTATTATAGATGATGTTGAAGAGGCTTATAAGCAAGATATTGAGCAGGCTAAAGATTTAGTGCGCGAAATTGATGTCGAGCGTATTTCTCCCAACCCTTATCAACCACGTACACATTTTAATGAAGTTGCCTTAAAAGAGCTTAGCGAATCGATTAAGCGCCATGGATTATTACAGCCTATTATTGTTGTAGCAAAAGATGACAATTATATGTTACTTGCAGGTGAACGTCGTTTACGTGCAAGTAAACTCGCAGGCTTTACAAAAATTAAAGCTATTGTTGCAGACATTGAATCAAAAAATTTACGTGAATTAGCGCTAATTGAAAATATCCAAAGAGAAGATCTTAATCCTGTAGAGCTTGCCGTTGCCTATAAGGAACTTATTGAAGAGTATAAAATAACCCAAGATGGACTTTCAGAAATTATCCACAAAAGTCGTACTCAAATTACAAATACAATTCGTTTATTAAGCCTAAGCGAGCAAACTAAAAAATATCTCGCTGAAGGTGTTCTCTCTCAAGGGCATGCGAAAGTGCTTGTTGGTCTGGAGCCTAAAGATGAAGAGACTATTGTGAACACCATTTTAGGTCAAAAGCTTAGTGTTCGCGAAACTGAGGCATTGGTTAAAAAACTAAAAAGCACGGATGAAACGATTAGTAAAAAAGAAAAAATTATTTCTGCTATCCCTGAAGAACTTCAAACACTCAAAAGCAGACTCAAAGAGCTTGGTTTTGAGGCTACACCAAAAGCTAATACTATTACAATCCATTTTAAAAATGGTGAAGCAATCTATACTTTTTTGGAGCAATTGAAGTAA
- a CDS encoding F0F1 ATP synthase subunit B, with amino-acid sequence MKMNYILFLLAPIALFANAGESDGASDIIPRTINFLIFAAIMYYYVADAAKQWYCGRKNDIATKLDSIQVKLKESNSKKENALLKVEEAKANARALVETAKKEAILLSDKVAQEADTEIANLSKAFEDRIGVERRKMQRTIVCEVLDEMFKEGSISLDNDEMVKIVNKKVA; translated from the coding sequence ATGAAAATGAACTATATTTTATTTTTATTAGCTCCAATAGCACTATTTGCTAATGCGGGTGAAAGTGATGGTGCAAGCGATATCATCCCTAGAACCATTAACTTTTTAATATTTGCCGCAATTATGTACTACTATGTTGCAGATGCTGCTAAGCAATGGTATTGTGGACGTAAAAACGATATTGCAACAAAATTGGATTCTATTCAGGTAAAACTTAAAGAATCTAATAGTAAAAAAGAGAATGCCCTTCTAAAAGTTGAGGAAGCAAAAGCGAATGCAAGAGCACTTGTAGAAACAGCAAAAAAAGAGGCCATTCTTTTAAGTGATAAAGTTGCACAGGAAGCAGATACTGAAATTGCAAATTTGTCAAAAGCATTTGAAGATCGTATTGGTGTTGAACGTCGTAAAATGCAAAGAACGATTGTATGTGAAGTTTTAGATGAGATGTTTAAAGAAGGATCTATCTCTTTAGATAATGATGAGATGGTTAAAATCGTCAATAAGAAGGTTGCATGA
- a CDS encoding MotA/TolQ/ExbB proton channel family protein — protein MSSFELFLNYFARSGFFTWVILIWLSAYFIITCGIFFSRYLYLGYWLSIEKNSLESMLMGAKNVRDDSILRKCSSAAGASEKLLNVCKNVAEKNATSGLWMLSIIASTAPFIGLFGTVVSILQTFSGLGQSGSASLGVIAPAISEALVATATGIFVAIPAYSTNLFLRRKAYEVIVYVQREVDILLSANEARRDS, from the coding sequence ATGTCATCATTTGAATTATTTTTGAACTATTTTGCAAGAAGTGGTTTTTTTACGTGGGTTATTTTGATCTGGCTATCTGCTTATTTTATCATAACATGTGGTATCTTCTTTAGTAGATATCTTTACTTGGGTTATTGGCTTTCAATTGAAAAAAATTCGCTAGAGTCAATGCTCATGGGGGCTAAGAATGTACGTGATGATTCAATCCTCCGAAAATGTTCAAGTGCAGCAGGCGCTTCGGAAAAACTTTTGAATGTATGTAAAAATGTTGCCGAAAAAAATGCAACTAGTGGCTTATGGATGCTTTCTATTATTGCCTCAACAGCACCTTTTATTGGATTATTTGGAACAGTTGTTTCGATTTTGCAAACATTTAGTGGACTTGGTCAATCAGGGAGTGCATCTCTTGGTGTAATAGCACCAGCAATTAGTGAAGCCTTAGTTGCGACAGCTACAGGTATTTTTGTAGCTATACCGGCATACAGTACAAACCTCTTCCTTCGAAGAAAAGCTTATGAAGTGATTGTCTATGTACAAAGAGAAGTAGATATTTTACTCTCTGCAAACGAAGCAAGAAGAGATAGCTAA
- the atpA gene encoding F0F1 ATP synthase subunit alpha: MKADEISSIIKERIENFELNVDIEETGKVISVADGVANVYGLKNVMAGEMVEFENGERGMALNLEESSVGIVVLGSCTDIKEGSSVKRLSKLLRVPVGEALVGRVVNSLGDPIDAKGPINSTETRFVEEKAHGIMARKSVHEPLQTGIKAIDALVPIGRGQRELIIGDRQTGKTTIAIDAIINQKGQNVTCIYVAIGQKQSTVAQVVKKLEEHGAMDYTIIVNAGASDSAAMQFLAPYTGVSMGEYFRDSGKHALIVYDDLSKHAVAYREMSLILRRPPGREAYPGDVFYLHSRLLERAAKVNDELGAGSLTALPIIETQAGDVSAYIPTNVISITDGQIFLESDLFNSGIRPAINVGLSVSRVGGAAQIKATKQVAGTMRLDLAQYRELQAFAQFASDLDESSRKQLERGQRMVELLKQPPYAPIPVEKQVLIIFAGAKGYLDSIDVKSVGRFEAELNSYVEAKYADIFEQLKAKKAIDKELEELLHKALSEFKATFAVK; encoded by the coding sequence ATGAAAGCTGACGAAATCAGTTCAATCATTAAAGAGCGTATTGAAAACTTTGAACTTAATGTTGATATCGAAGAGACAGGAAAAGTTATTTCTGTCGCGGATGGTGTTGCCAATGTTTACGGTTTAAAGAACGTTATGGCTGGTGAAATGGTTGAGTTTGAGAATGGCGAGAGAGGAATGGCATTAAACCTTGAAGAATCAAGTGTTGGTATCGTTGTTCTTGGTAGTTGTACTGATATCAAAGAAGGATCATCTGTTAAAAGATTATCAAAACTTTTACGTGTACCTGTGGGTGAAGCATTGGTTGGTCGTGTTGTTAACTCATTGGGGGATCCTATTGATGCAAAAGGACCAATTAATTCAACTGAAACGCGTTTCGTTGAAGAAAAAGCACATGGTATCATGGCACGTAAATCCGTCCATGAACCACTTCAAACAGGTATCAAAGCGATTGATGCATTGGTTCCAATTGGTCGTGGACAAAGAGAACTTATTATCGGTGATAGACAAACAGGTAAAACAACAATTGCAATTGATGCTATCATTAATCAAAAAGGTCAAAATGTTACATGTATTTATGTAGCGATTGGTCAAAAACAATCAACGGTTGCTCAAGTCGTTAAAAAACTTGAAGAGCATGGTGCAATGGATTATACTATTATTGTCAATGCAGGGGCTAGTGATTCAGCAGCAATGCAATTTTTAGCACCATATACAGGTGTTTCTATGGGTGAGTATTTTAGAGACAGTGGTAAACATGCACTCATCGTTTACGATGATCTTTCAAAACATGCCGTTGCTTATCGTGAAATGTCATTAATTCTAAGACGTCCTCCAGGTCGTGAAGCATACCCTGGTGATGTTTTTTATCTACATTCAAGACTTCTTGAGCGTGCTGCAAAAGTTAACGATGAGTTAGGTGCAGGTTCTTTGACGGCTCTTCCAATTATTGAAACACAAGCGGGCGATGTATCAGCATATATTCCAACCAACGTTATTTCAATTACTGATGGACAGATCTTTTTGGAATCAGATCTCTTTAACTCAGGTATTCGTCCAGCGATTAACGTTGGTCTATCAGTTTCACGTGTGGGTGGTGCAGCACAAATTAAAGCAACCAAACAAGTTGCAGGTACCATGAGACTTGATCTTGCTCAGTACCGTGAGCTTCAAGCATTTGCACAATTTGCAAGTGATCTTGATGAGTCAAGTCGCAAACAATTAGAGCGTGGTCAACGAATGGTTGAACTCTTGAAACAGCCTCCTTATGCGCCAATTCCTGTTGAAAAACAAGTTTTGATTATTTTTGCAGGTGCTAAAGGGTACTTAGATAGTATTGATGTCAAGTCAGTAGGTCGTTTTGAAGCGGAACTTAACTCTTATGTTGAAGCGAAGTATGCAGATATTTTTGAACAACTTAAAGCTAAAAAAGCGATTGATAAAGAGCTTGAAGAGCTATTACATAAGGCATTGAGCGAGTTTAAAGCGACGTTTGCAGTCAAGTAA
- a CDS encoding ExbD/TolR family protein yields MMSQLDEVPELNITPLVDIMLVLLAILMVTTPALVYEEVIKLPDGSKSAVVSKLPELEIRVTKDKKVYIKNDSFTLSEFPDSFMMQKSKYPLKSIVYIKADEGLSYKDVMFVLKTIKQAGFTNVSLETNG; encoded by the coding sequence ATGATGAGTCAATTGGATGAAGTACCAGAACTAAACATTACTCCACTAGTGGATATTATGTTGGTACTCCTTGCCATTTTAATGGTAACAACACCAGCATTAGTTTATGAAGAGGTGATTAAACTTCCTGATGGTAGTAAATCAGCTGTTGTTAGTAAACTTCCTGAACTTGAAATTCGGGTAACAAAAGATAAAAAAGTTTATATAAAAAATGATAGCTTTACTCTTTCTGAATTTCCTGATAGTTTTATGATGCAAAAAAGTAAATACCCACTTAAAAGCATTGTTTATATTAAAGCTGATGAAGGTCTCTCTTACAAAGATGTAATGTTTGTGCTCAAAACAATTAAGCAGGCTGGTTTTACGAACGTATCTTTAGAAACGAATGGATAA
- a CDS encoding biotin--[acetyl-CoA-carboxylase] ligase: MVIHWFDTLDSTHQYLLSSLREGTLLAPCAIGATKQTNGIGSRGNSWIGEVGNFFFSFCVEEKQLPPDLPLASSSIYFSALMKQVLEEKGSQVWLKWPNDFYCDTKKVGGMITTKTGANIVCSLGLNSSISPKDFGTLDIIVTPNALANDLIQKVEENISWKKVFSKYKIEFDLNRNFSFHLDGKLVSLRDAILCDDGSIELENKKVYSLR; this comes from the coding sequence GTGGTCATACATTGGTTTGATACCCTAGATTCTACCCATCAGTATCTTCTTAGCTCACTACGCGAAGGTACACTTCTTGCACCATGTGCTATTGGAGCTACCAAACAGACAAATGGTATTGGGAGCAGAGGTAATAGTTGGATTGGTGAAGTTGGTAACTTTTTTTTCTCGTTTTGTGTAGAAGAGAAACAGTTACCTCCCGATTTACCATTAGCTTCTAGTTCTATCTATTTTTCTGCTTTAATGAAGCAGGTTTTAGAGGAGAAAGGCTCGCAGGTATGGTTAAAATGGCCCAATGATTTTTATTGTGATACGAAAAAAGTTGGAGGGATGATTACCACGAAAACGGGTGCAAATATTGTGTGTTCGCTAGGACTCAATAGTAGCATTTCACCTAAAGATTTTGGAACTTTAGATATCATCGTTACACCAAATGCTTTAGCCAATGATTTAATTCAAAAGGTTGAGGAAAACATATCGTGGAAGAAAGTTTTTAGTAAATATAAGATAGAATTTGATCTAAATCGAAATTTTTCTTTCCATTTAGATGGCAAATTGGTCTCGTTACGTGATGCGATATTGTGTGATGATGGCTCTATAGAGCTAGAAAATAAAAAGGTGTACAGTTTACGATGA